One genomic window of Diospyros lotus cultivar Yz01 chromosome 8, ASM1463336v1, whole genome shotgun sequence includes the following:
- the LOC127807770 gene encoding uncharacterized protein LOC127807770 isoform X2 — MRREAEDLASNSRCKIKVMSHESPVKGEVAEVAYEGEDEHEENLVMKRDDSDFDFQTHVLDPNEEIDQSMNRKMVYWGSMGNKTNNKLEEGVDLIQSGHVSDPGIGKAEFWGSPKLKRSCSNPERGESLKILDQLPPNAQSFEELQRLAERSPWSPRSVSSHRSADKVMLKKHSSSQVLPSRSRKLWWKLFLWSHRNMHVARTPKPQMISVESPYNQQGGYCSETLEPNRGSSPGKMELGSPSSFTREAATSRGKNINNQNWDAFRGGTLSGFWPENQWVAFSTESPLTRVEEWVKELAIQPPLLDNDNNNNNGFVSSIPPETIRPPARSTSHSTRHPNLNLSEEILHANTVIRSLNSSSTVAHITGMGLKVTPILSQFSSLRSVNLSGNSIVHISHGSLPKGLHSLNLSRNKISTIEGFRELTRLRVLDLSYNRISRIGQGLSNCTIIKELYLAGNKISEVEGLHRLLKLSVIDLSFNKISTTKALGQLVANYNSLLALNLLGNPIQSNISDDQLRKAVCSLLPKLTYLNKQVINPHKGRDLATESVAKAALGNSSWSSRRKAGKRVTQGGSPFSSSGHRSSASVWQSKHRSKSHAHHHHSAARKLKSSELPSTSY; from the exons ATGCGGCGAGAAGCAGAAGACCTTGCAA GTAATTCTAGGTGCAAGATCAAGGTAATGAGCCATGAGAGCCCTGTAAAAGGAGAGGTCGCAGAGGTAGCCTATGAAGGGGAAGATGAGCATGAAGAGAACTTAGTTATGAAAAGGGATGACTCTGACTTTGATTTTCAAACCCATGTTCTGGAtccaaatgaagaaattgatcaATCAATGAACAGAAAGATGGTATATTGGGGCTCCATGGGCAACAAAACTAACAATAAACTTGAAGAGGGTGTTGATTTGATTCAAAGTGGGCATGTGAGTGATCCCGGCATTGGCAAGGCAGAGTTCTGGGGTTCCCCAAAGCTTAAGCGTTCCTGTTCCAACCCGGAAAGAGGGGAGTCACTCAAGATACTTGACCAGTTGCCTCCAAATGCGCAGTCTTTTGAAGAGCTGCAGAGATTAGCCGAGAGGTCTCCCTGGAGTCCGAGATCGGTATCATCCCACAGGAGTGCTGACAAAGTGATGCTGAAGAAGCACTCTTCCAGTCAAGTGCTGCCCTCTCGGAGCAGAAAACTGTGGTGGAAATTGTTTCTCTGGAGCCACCGGAACATGCACGTGGCCCGGACTCCCAAGCCACAGATGATATCTGTCGAATCTCCTTACAATCAGCAAGGTGGATACTGCTCGGAAACTCTGGAGCCGAACAGAGGTTCCAGCCCGGGAAAAATGGAACTGGGATCACCCAGTTCGTTTACCAGAGAAGCAGCAACAAGTAGGGGCAAGAATATCAATAACCAGAATTGGGATGCCTTTCGTGGAGGAACACTCTCTGGTTTCTGGCCAGAAAACCAGTGGGTTGCTTTCTCTACGGAATCACCCTTAACAAGGGTGGAGGAGTGGGTAAAAGAACTTGCAATCCAGCCTCCACTCCTTGATAAcgacaataacaacaacaatggaTTTGTTTCCTCAATACCTCCAGAAACTATTAGGCCTCCAGCAAGAAGCACATCTCACTCGACTAGGCATCCAAATTTGAATCTCTCTGAGGAGATTTTACACGCCAATACAGTTATTCGGTCTCTAAATTCTTCGTCAACGGTGGCACATATAACCGGGATGGGATTGAAAGTTACCCCAATCCTCTCCCAGTTCTCCAGCCTTAGATCCGTGAATTTATCAGGAAACTCAATAG TTCATATTTCTCATGGGTCTCTGCCAAAAGGCCTACACAGTCTCAACCTGTCCCGAAACAAAATCAGCACAATTGAAGGCTTCAGAGAATTAACTCGGCTGCGCGTTCTGGATCTCAGCTACAATCGGATCTCTCGTATTGGACAGG GTTTATCAAACTGTACAATTATCAAGGAGCTTTACCTTGCCGGCAACAAGATTAGTGAAGTTGAAGGGCTTCACAGACTCTTGAAGCTGTCTGTGATAGATTTGAGCTTCAACAAGATAAGTACAACAAAAGCACTTGGCCAACTTGTAGCCAACTACAATTCCCTACTAGCTCTCAATCTGCTGGGGAATCCGATCCAGAGCAATATTAGTGATGACCAACTGCGCAAGGCAGTTTGCAGTCTTCTCCCGAAGCTCACTTATCTGAACAAACAGGTGATTAATCCACACAAGGGGCGGGATTTGGCTACAGAGAGTGTTGCCAAAGCTGCACTTGGGAACAGCAGTTGGAGTTCCCGGAGAAAAGCAGGGAAAAGGGTGACTCAAGGTGGATCACCATTTTCATCTAGCGGGCACAGAAGCAGTGCCAGTGTATGGCAAAGCAAGCACAGATCAAAGAGCCATGCTCACCACCACCACTCAGCTGCTCGAAAGCTGAAGTCGTCTGAACTTCCTTCCACATCCTATTAG
- the LOC127807770 gene encoding uncharacterized protein LOC127807770 isoform X1, translating into MSSFSCFSVLAGRKKKAKGNKSSSKTDECGEKQKTLQVSLEGPAKSSETDELKSTSFSVLVPLGISGNSRCKIKVMSHESPVKGEVAEVAYEGEDEHEENLVMKRDDSDFDFQTHVLDPNEEIDQSMNRKMVYWGSMGNKTNNKLEEGVDLIQSGHVSDPGIGKAEFWGSPKLKRSCSNPERGESLKILDQLPPNAQSFEELQRLAERSPWSPRSVSSHRSADKVMLKKHSSSQVLPSRSRKLWWKLFLWSHRNMHVARTPKPQMISVESPYNQQGGYCSETLEPNRGSSPGKMELGSPSSFTREAATSRGKNINNQNWDAFRGGTLSGFWPENQWVAFSTESPLTRVEEWVKELAIQPPLLDNDNNNNNGFVSSIPPETIRPPARSTSHSTRHPNLNLSEEILHANTVIRSLNSSSTVAHITGMGLKVTPILSQFSSLRSVNLSGNSIVHISHGSLPKGLHSLNLSRNKISTIEGFRELTRLRVLDLSYNRISRIGQGLSNCTIIKELYLAGNKISEVEGLHRLLKLSVIDLSFNKISTTKALGQLVANYNSLLALNLLGNPIQSNISDDQLRKAVCSLLPKLTYLNKQVINPHKGRDLATESVAKAALGNSSWSSRRKAGKRVTQGGSPFSSSGHRSSASVWQSKHRSKSHAHHHHSAARKLKSSELPSTSY; encoded by the exons ATGTCAAGCTTCAGTTGCTTCTCTGTACTggctgggaggaagaagaaagcaaag GGAAACAAGTCATCTTCAAAGACCGATGAATGCGGCGAGAAGCAGAAGACCTTGCAAGTGAGTCTTGAAGGCCCTGCAAAATCTTCTGAAACTGATGAGCTGAAATCAACTTCTTTTAGTGTTCTAGTTCCCCTTGGTATTTCAGGTAATTCTAGGTGCAAGATCAAGGTAATGAGCCATGAGAGCCCTGTAAAAGGAGAGGTCGCAGAGGTAGCCTATGAAGGGGAAGATGAGCATGAAGAGAACTTAGTTATGAAAAGGGATGACTCTGACTTTGATTTTCAAACCCATGTTCTGGAtccaaatgaagaaattgatcaATCAATGAACAGAAAGATGGTATATTGGGGCTCCATGGGCAACAAAACTAACAATAAACTTGAAGAGGGTGTTGATTTGATTCAAAGTGGGCATGTGAGTGATCCCGGCATTGGCAAGGCAGAGTTCTGGGGTTCCCCAAAGCTTAAGCGTTCCTGTTCCAACCCGGAAAGAGGGGAGTCACTCAAGATACTTGACCAGTTGCCTCCAAATGCGCAGTCTTTTGAAGAGCTGCAGAGATTAGCCGAGAGGTCTCCCTGGAGTCCGAGATCGGTATCATCCCACAGGAGTGCTGACAAAGTGATGCTGAAGAAGCACTCTTCCAGTCAAGTGCTGCCCTCTCGGAGCAGAAAACTGTGGTGGAAATTGTTTCTCTGGAGCCACCGGAACATGCACGTGGCCCGGACTCCCAAGCCACAGATGATATCTGTCGAATCTCCTTACAATCAGCAAGGTGGATACTGCTCGGAAACTCTGGAGCCGAACAGAGGTTCCAGCCCGGGAAAAATGGAACTGGGATCACCCAGTTCGTTTACCAGAGAAGCAGCAACAAGTAGGGGCAAGAATATCAATAACCAGAATTGGGATGCCTTTCGTGGAGGAACACTCTCTGGTTTCTGGCCAGAAAACCAGTGGGTTGCTTTCTCTACGGAATCACCCTTAACAAGGGTGGAGGAGTGGGTAAAAGAACTTGCAATCCAGCCTCCACTCCTTGATAAcgacaataacaacaacaatggaTTTGTTTCCTCAATACCTCCAGAAACTATTAGGCCTCCAGCAAGAAGCACATCTCACTCGACTAGGCATCCAAATTTGAATCTCTCTGAGGAGATTTTACACGCCAATACAGTTATTCGGTCTCTAAATTCTTCGTCAACGGTGGCACATATAACCGGGATGGGATTGAAAGTTACCCCAATCCTCTCCCAGTTCTCCAGCCTTAGATCCGTGAATTTATCAGGAAACTCAATAG TTCATATTTCTCATGGGTCTCTGCCAAAAGGCCTACACAGTCTCAACCTGTCCCGAAACAAAATCAGCACAATTGAAGGCTTCAGAGAATTAACTCGGCTGCGCGTTCTGGATCTCAGCTACAATCGGATCTCTCGTATTGGACAGG GTTTATCAAACTGTACAATTATCAAGGAGCTTTACCTTGCCGGCAACAAGATTAGTGAAGTTGAAGGGCTTCACAGACTCTTGAAGCTGTCTGTGATAGATTTGAGCTTCAACAAGATAAGTACAACAAAAGCACTTGGCCAACTTGTAGCCAACTACAATTCCCTACTAGCTCTCAATCTGCTGGGGAATCCGATCCAGAGCAATATTAGTGATGACCAACTGCGCAAGGCAGTTTGCAGTCTTCTCCCGAAGCTCACTTATCTGAACAAACAGGTGATTAATCCACACAAGGGGCGGGATTTGGCTACAGAGAGTGTTGCCAAAGCTGCACTTGGGAACAGCAGTTGGAGTTCCCGGAGAAAAGCAGGGAAAAGGGTGACTCAAGGTGGATCACCATTTTCATCTAGCGGGCACAGAAGCAGTGCCAGTGTATGGCAAAGCAAGCACAGATCAAAGAGCCATGCTCACCACCACCACTCAGCTGCTCGAAAGCTGAAGTCGTCTGAACTTCCTTCCACATCCTATTAG
- the LOC127807772 gene encoding growth-regulating factor 12-like, which yields MSVTRFFGFANGGIYNHFPSFIGFNLQAFHCKSEMDPEPRKCRRTDGKKWRCNRDVVPNQKYCERHMHRECQRSRKHVTASVIASQPGTSIDASKTTSYPLSISSPVDFELPTLSSNRHQQFCYRISHHQLC from the exons ATGAGTGTCACCAGGTTCTTTGGCTTTGCTAATGGTGGAATCTATAATCATTTCCCAAGTT TTATAGGATTCAATCTTCAGGCCTTTCATTGTAAGAGTGAGATGGATCCAGAACCAAGGAAGTGTAGAAGAACTGACGGGAAGAAGTGGAGATGCAACAGGGATGTTGTTCCCAATCAGAAATATTGTGAGAGGCACATGCATAGAGAGTGCCAGCGTTCAAGAAAGCATGTGACAGCTTCTGTCATTGCTTCACAACCTGGTACATCCATTGATGCCAGCAAAACCACATCCTACCCTCTTTCAATTTCAAGTCCTGTAGATTTTGAACTTCCTACCCTCTCTTCAAATCGACACCAACAGTTCTGCTACCGCATCTCCCACCACCAACTCTGTTAG